One region of Pararhizobium qamdonense genomic DNA includes:
- a CDS encoding ABC transporter ATP-binding protein — MGNIQLKKVNKSFGATQVIPGIDLTINEGEFVVFVGPSGCGKSTLLRLIAGLEDTTSGTIEIDGRDVTGAAPAKRGLAMVFQSYALYPHMTVRNNIAFPLKMAKMDQAGIDKKVAEAARVLNLTNYLDRRPGQLSGGQRQRVAIGRAIVREPSAFLFDEPLSNLDAALRGTMRLEISELHHQLKTTMIYVTHDQVEAMTMADKIVVLNAGNIEQVGSPLDLYHRPDNIFVAGFIGSPRMNFATGAFAKPHDAHTIGVRPEHLQLSTETGTWRGTVGVAEHLGSDTFLHIHVDGIGLVTARVGGDFAVKHGDQVFLTPEQGRVHTFNDKGLAIR; from the coding sequence ATGGGCAATATCCAACTGAAAAAAGTCAACAAGAGCTTTGGCGCGACGCAGGTCATTCCCGGCATCGACCTGACCATCAACGAGGGCGAGTTCGTCGTCTTCGTCGGTCCCTCGGGCTGCGGGAAATCGACGCTTCTGCGGCTGATCGCCGGCCTTGAGGACACGACCTCCGGCACGATCGAGATCGACGGGCGCGACGTTACCGGCGCGGCTCCGGCCAAGCGGGGGCTCGCCATGGTGTTCCAGTCCTATGCGCTCTATCCGCATATGACGGTGCGCAACAATATCGCCTTCCCGTTGAAGATGGCGAAGATGGACCAGGCGGGGATCGACAAGAAGGTGGCGGAGGCAGCCCGCGTGCTCAACCTCACCAATTATCTCGACCGGCGCCCGGGCCAGCTGTCGGGCGGCCAGCGCCAGCGTGTCGCCATCGGCCGCGCCATCGTGCGCGAACCCTCGGCCTTCCTGTTCGACGAGCCGCTGTCCAACCTGGATGCGGCGCTGCGCGGCACGATGCGGCTGGAGATCAGCGAGCTGCATCACCAGCTGAAGACGACGATGATCTACGTCACCCATGACCAGGTCGAAGCCATGACCATGGCCGACAAGATCGTCGTCCTGAACGCCGGCAATATCGAGCAGGTCGGCTCGCCGCTCGATCTCTATCACCGGCCCGACAATATCTTCGTCGCCGGCTTCATCGGCTCGCCGCGCATGAACTTTGCCACCGGCGCGTTTGCCAAGCCGCACGATGCCCATACGATCGGCGTGCGCCCCGAACATCTGCAGCTCTCCACCGAAACCGGCACCTGGCGCGGCACGGTCGGCGTTGCCGAACATCTCGGCTCCGACACGTTCCTGCACATCCATGTCGACGGCATCGGCCTCGTCACCGCCCGCGTCGGCGGCGACTTCGCCGTCAAACACGGCGACCAGGTCTTCCTCACACCCGAGCAAGGCCGCGTGCACACGTTCAACGACAAGGGACTGGCAATCCGATGA
- a CDS encoding ABC transporter substrate-binding protein, which produces MGKYARILSASVVGAGLLAGMASAEEINVATVNNGDMIIMQKLSGAWEKETGNKINWIVLEENVLRERVTTDIATKGGQFDVMTIGGYEAPIWGKQGWLTPVDDLGDDYDYADLLEPIKAGLTVDGKLYAVPFYTESSFTLYRKDLFEAAGLTMPEEPSYDQIKDFAAKLTDKAKQQYGICLRGKPGWGENMAFLGTMVNSYGGRWFDMDWKPQLNSEPWKNAVTDYVQLLNEYGPPGATANGFNENQTLFASGKCAMWIDATSAAGRVFDPKQSQVADKIAFTRSPVAVTPNGSSWSWSWDLAIPATSQKVDVAKSFLKWATSKEYVKMVGESEGWVAVPPGTRKSTYALAEYQKAAPFADTVLKAIMSADPAKPTKDPVPYTGVQFVAIPEFQALGTFVGQQISSALSGQQSVEDALNASQTQAEREMTRAGYIK; this is translated from the coding sequence ATGGGTAAATACGCACGCATACTCTCGGCTTCCGTCGTCGGCGCCGGCTTGCTGGCCGGCATGGCCAGCGCGGAGGAAATCAATGTCGCCACCGTCAACAATGGCGACATGATCATCATGCAGAAACTGTCGGGTGCCTGGGAGAAGGAAACCGGCAACAAGATCAACTGGATCGTCCTGGAAGAAAATGTATTGCGCGAACGCGTGACCACGGACATCGCCACGAAAGGCGGCCAGTTCGACGTCATGACGATCGGCGGCTACGAGGCCCCGATCTGGGGCAAGCAGGGCTGGCTGACGCCGGTCGACGACCTCGGCGATGACTACGACTATGCCGATCTCCTGGAGCCTATCAAGGCGGGCCTGACCGTCGATGGCAAGCTCTATGCCGTGCCGTTCTACACCGAAAGCTCGTTCACGCTCTATCGCAAGGACCTGTTCGAGGCCGCCGGCCTCACCATGCCGGAAGAGCCATCCTACGACCAGATCAAGGACTTCGCCGCCAAGCTCACAGACAAGGCCAAGCAGCAATATGGCATTTGCCTTCGCGGCAAGCCCGGCTGGGGCGAAAACATGGCGTTTCTCGGCACGATGGTGAACAGCTATGGCGGCCGCTGGTTCGATATGGACTGGAAGCCGCAGCTGAATTCCGAGCCATGGAAGAATGCCGTGACAGACTATGTTCAGCTTTTGAACGAATACGGCCCGCCCGGCGCAACGGCAAACGGGTTCAACGAAAACCAGACGCTCTTTGCCAGCGGCAAATGCGCGATGTGGATCGATGCCACCTCGGCTGCCGGCCGCGTTTTCGACCCCAAGCAGAGCCAGGTCGCCGACAAGATCGCCTTCACCCGTTCGCCGGTTGCCGTAACGCCAAACGGTTCCAGCTGGTCGTGGTCATGGGACCTCGCAATACCGGCGACATCGCAGAAGGTTGACGTCGCCAAGTCGTTCCTCAAATGGGCGACCTCGAAGGAATATGTGAAGATGGTTGGCGAATCCGAGGGCTGGGTCGCGGTTCCGCCCGGCACCCGCAAATCGACCTATGCGCTGGCTGAATATCAAAAGGCCGCCCCGTTTGCAGACACTGTTCTGAAGGCCATCATGTCCGCCGATCCGGCAAAGCCCACGAAGGACCCGGTTCCCTATACCGGCGTTCAGTTCGTGGCCATTCCGGAGTTCCAGGCCCTTGGGACATTCGTCGGCCAGCAGATCAGCTCGGCGCTGTCGGGACAGCAGTCGGTCGAGGATGCGCTAAATGCATCGCAAACCCAGGCGGAGCGTGAGATGACACGCGCCGGCTACATCAAGTAA
- a CDS encoding D-tagatose-bisphosphate aldolase, class II, non-catalytic subunit, whose protein sequence is MSNPLLDLAKARRNGRPRGITSVCSAHPVVLRAALRLAAKTQQPVLIEATCNQVNHLGGYTGMTPSDFVGLVEGIAAEERLDRTLLIFGGDHLGPNPWRSEDPAAAMEKAKAMVAAYVAAGFSKIHLDASMGCAGEPAALDDATIATRAAALCAVAEDTARDHNRPMPVYILGTEVPVPGGADHVLDTVEPTSPDAAVSTIAIHRDIFEKAGLTEAFARTIAFVVQPGVEFGSDNVIAYDPFKAARLAKVLDNDEMLVFEAHSTDYQPEAALAALVRDGFPILKVGPGVTFAYREALYALDLIATELVPGYGERPLFHAMEDVMTAHPKDWQGHYHGDERALRLQRHYSYSDRIRYYWNRPQAVRAVDTLLKVLTDVVIPETLQHQYLPQFDTGDIRSLSAEDIMIAAVDRVLAIYDRAVNQTAV, encoded by the coding sequence ATGAGCAATCCTCTTTTGGACCTGGCCAAGGCGCGACGCAATGGGCGGCCGCGCGGCATAACTTCGGTCTGCTCGGCGCATCCCGTTGTGCTGCGCGCGGCGCTTCGCCTGGCGGCAAAGACGCAGCAACCCGTGTTGATTGAAGCCACCTGCAACCAGGTCAACCATCTCGGCGGCTATACCGGCATGACGCCCTCCGATTTCGTCGGCCTGGTCGAGGGTATTGCCGCTGAAGAGCGGCTGGACCGCACCCTTTTGATTTTCGGCGGCGATCATCTCGGGCCGAACCCCTGGCGGAGTGAAGACCCGGCAGCCGCGATGGAAAAGGCCAAGGCGATGGTTGCGGCCTATGTGGCGGCCGGCTTCAGCAAGATCCACCTGGATGCGTCGATGGGCTGTGCTGGAGAGCCCGCAGCGCTCGACGACGCCACGATCGCAACGCGGGCGGCGGCATTGTGCGCGGTGGCCGAGGACACGGCCCGTGATCATAATCGTCCCATGCCGGTCTATATTCTGGGAACGGAAGTTCCCGTTCCCGGCGGCGCCGATCATGTTCTCGATACGGTGGAACCCACATCGCCGGATGCCGCTGTTTCAACGATCGCGATCCATCGCGACATCTTCGAGAAGGCCGGCCTCACAGAGGCATTCGCCCGCACGATCGCCTTCGTCGTCCAGCCGGGGGTCGAATTCGGCAGCGATAACGTCATCGCATACGATCCTTTTAAAGCGGCGCGCCTGGCGAAGGTTCTTGACAATGACGAGATGCTCGTCTTCGAGGCCCATTCCACGGACTATCAGCCGGAGGCGGCACTCGCAGCGCTCGTGCGCGACGGGTTCCCGATCCTGAAGGTTGGCCCCGGCGTCACCTTCGCCTACCGCGAAGCCCTGTACGCACTCGACCTGATCGCCACCGAACTGGTGCCCGGTTATGGCGAGCGTCCGCTGTTCCACGCGATGGAAGACGTGATGACGGCGCATCCCAAGGACTGGCAGGGCCATTATCACGGCGATGAACGCGCATTGCGGCTGCAGCGCCATTACAGTTACAGCGACCGGATCCGCTATTACTGGAACAGGCCGCAGGCGGTTCGCGCGGTCGATACGCTTCTGAAAGTATTGACCGATGTGGTGATCCCGGAAACCCTGCAGCATCAGTATCTTCCGCAATTTGATACCGGGGACATCCGCAGCCTTTCCGCTGAAGATATCATGATCGCGGCAGTCGATCGTGTGCTTGCCATTTACGACCGCGCCGTGAACCAGACGGCCGTCTGA
- a CDS encoding carbohydrate ABC transporter permease → MATQQTKTLARWMMAPSVGLLLIWMIVPLAMTLWFSFQNYNLLNPGNVSFAGLFNYQYFYSDPAFFQSIWNTLVIVVGVLLITVIGGISIALLLDQPMWGQGLVRILVISPFFVMPPVAALVWKNMIMHPQYGVFADISRFFGLQPVDWFGQYPLFSIIIIVAWQWLPFATLILLTALQSLDGEQKEAAEMDGAGFANRFIYLTVPHLARSITVVILIQTIFLLGVYAEILVTTNGGPGYASTNLPFLIYRTALLGYDVGGASAGGIIAVILANIVAFFLMRAVGKNLDK, encoded by the coding sequence ATGGCAACACAACAGACCAAAACGCTTGCGCGCTGGATGATGGCCCCGTCGGTTGGGCTTTTGCTGATCTGGATGATCGTGCCTTTGGCGATGACGCTGTGGTTTTCGTTCCAGAACTACAATCTGCTCAATCCGGGCAATGTCAGTTTCGCCGGCCTGTTCAACTACCAGTATTTCTATTCGGATCCCGCGTTTTTCCAGTCGATCTGGAACACGCTGGTCATCGTGGTCGGCGTGCTTTTGATCACCGTCATCGGCGGTATCTCGATTGCGCTGTTGCTTGATCAGCCGATGTGGGGCCAGGGGCTGGTGCGCATCCTGGTGATCTCGCCGTTCTTCGTCATGCCGCCGGTGGCAGCCTTGGTGTGGAAGAACATGATCATGCATCCGCAATATGGCGTGTTTGCCGATATCAGCCGCTTCTTCGGGCTGCAGCCGGTCGATTGGTTCGGGCAATATCCGCTATTTTCGATCATCATCATCGTCGCCTGGCAATGGCTGCCATTTGCCACGCTGATCCTTTTGACTGCGCTGCAATCGCTGGATGGCGAGCAGAAGGAGGCAGCCGAAATGGATGGCGCCGGCTTTGCCAACCGTTTCATCTATCTGACCGTGCCGCATCTCGCCCGCTCGATCACCGTCGTCATCCTGATCCAGACGATCTTTCTGCTGGGCGTCTACGCCGAAATCCTCGTCACCACCAATGGCGGCCCGGGTTATGCCTCGACCAACCTGCCGTTCCTGATCTACCGCACGGCCCTGCTCGGCTACGATGTCGGCGGTGCGTCGGCAGGCGGTATCATCGCTGTCATCCTTGCCAATATCGTCGCCTTCTTCCTGATGCGCGCCGTCGGCAAGAACCTCGACAAATAA
- a CDS encoding LacI family DNA-binding transcriptional regulator yields MEDFSEFVGLSRPTVSKYFNDPTSVRRKTRDTIEEALKKSGFRPNMFAVNLNRRRSNIIGIVIPNTLDPFFMALTRRIEIMANEAGFLAFVLSSDGKPDIEEEAIKTFRSMNVAGAIIAPIGRQTGSATLEQLGRDIPLVYVDTPLDDKAAFVGTDNRQSFGLIVDYLCRSGEPPCYFGMPEVNINAIERRNAYVEAMKGFGLTPELIKLSTTATWDFERFALEEASVLFDTLSRLPTRTIVCANDRLAFGVLAAAWQKGLKVGHGPGCDIRVAGHDDHPLSQYTCPPITTVAQNYKEIGRLAIGLLFKQLGEDAQGDDVLLSQDRILLKAELMLRKSA; encoded by the coding sequence ATGGAGGACTTTTCGGAGTTCGTCGGCCTGTCGCGTCCGACCGTGTCGAAATATTTCAACGATCCAACTTCGGTGCGCCGTAAAACCCGCGATACGATCGAAGAGGCGCTGAAAAAATCCGGTTTCCGGCCCAATATGTTCGCCGTCAATCTCAACCGCCGGCGCAGCAACATCATCGGCATCGTCATCCCGAACACGCTCGATCCCTTCTTCATGGCGCTGACCAGGCGCATCGAGATCATGGCCAATGAAGCCGGCTTCCTGGCATTCGTGCTGTCGTCGGACGGAAAGCCAGATATCGAGGAAGAGGCCATCAAGACCTTTCGATCGATGAACGTTGCCGGAGCCATCATCGCGCCGATTGGCCGGCAAACCGGCAGCGCGACGCTGGAACAGCTGGGACGGGACATTCCGCTCGTCTACGTGGACACGCCGCTGGACGACAAGGCGGCATTCGTCGGCACGGACAACCGCCAGAGTTTTGGCCTGATCGTCGATTATCTCTGCCGGTCGGGCGAGCCTCCCTGCTATTTCGGCATGCCGGAGGTCAACATCAACGCGATCGAGCGGCGGAACGCCTATGTCGAGGCCATGAAGGGTTTTGGTCTGACGCCGGAACTGATCAAGCTCTCCACGACTGCGACCTGGGACTTCGAACGTTTCGCGCTGGAGGAGGCCTCGGTCCTGTTCGATACGCTTTCGCGCCTGCCAACCAGGACGATTGTTTGCGCCAATGACCGTCTGGCCTTCGGCGTGCTGGCGGCCGCCTGGCAAAAAGGCCTCAAGGTCGGCCACGGTCCGGGTTGCGACATCCGCGTCGCCGGTCATGACGATCATCCACTGTCGCAATATACCTGCCCGCCGATTACGACGGTTGCCCAGAACTACAAGGAAATCGGCCGCCTGGCCATCGGGCTGCTTTTCAAGCAACTCGGCGAGGATGCGCAGGGCGACGACGTGCTGCTCAGCCAGGACCGTATCCTGCTCAAGGCGGAATTGATGCTGCGGAAATCGGCATAG
- a CDS encoding tagatose kinase, with protein sequence MDQRYTLAPEALGPTITIGEILVEIMATTVGNGFREAQSLIGPFPSGAPAIFIDQVAKLGGACGIVSAVGDDDFGHLNIDRLERDGVDVSAIAVLPDLPTGSAFVRYRPDGARDFVFNIGKSASGATAMTGQARDLIARAGHVHVMGSAFAIPGIAPIILEAVSVVKARGGTVSFDPNVRKELMSGGGEAKRQFDSVLDVTDLLLPSGEELSIAAGVDGEAPAIESLLARGISEVVLKRGRQGSSHYSRSHGAVDCPAFAVEEIDPTGAGDCFGATYLTCRRKGHAPQQALRYANAAGARNVTRQGPMEGTSSLAELDAFIAANLVLSDQGRVSA encoded by the coding sequence ATGGATCAGCGTTATACGCTGGCGCCGGAGGCGCTTGGGCCGACGATCACGATCGGTGAGATCCTCGTCGAAATCATGGCGACAACCGTCGGCAACGGTTTTCGGGAAGCCCAGTCCCTGATTGGACCTTTTCCCAGCGGAGCACCCGCGATCTTCATCGATCAGGTCGCAAAACTTGGTGGCGCCTGTGGCATTGTCTCGGCGGTTGGCGACGATGATTTCGGGCACCTGAATATCGACCGGCTTGAGCGCGATGGCGTCGATGTCTCGGCCATCGCTGTTTTGCCCGATCTGCCCACAGGAAGCGCCTTCGTCCGCTACCGGCCGGATGGCGCGCGCGATTTCGTTTTCAACATCGGCAAGTCGGCTTCTGGCGCGACCGCCATGACCGGGCAGGCCCGTGATTTGATTGCGCGGGCCGGACATGTGCATGTCATGGGCTCCGCCTTCGCCATCCCCGGCATTGCGCCCATCATCCTTGAGGCCGTGTCGGTTGTGAAGGCGAGGGGCGGTACCGTCTCGTTCGATCCGAATGTCCGGAAGGAATTGATGAGCGGGGGCGGCGAGGCAAAGAGACAGTTTGACAGCGTGCTTGACGTCACCGACCTGCTGCTGCCATCCGGAGAAGAGCTTTCCATAGCCGCCGGTGTCGACGGCGAGGCGCCGGCCATCGAGAGCCTGCTTGCACGCGGAATTTCCGAGGTCGTCCTGAAACGGGGGCGGCAGGGGTCTTCTCATTATAGCCGCAGCCACGGGGCGGTCGATTGTCCGGCATTCGCGGTCGAGGAAATCGACCCGACGGGGGCCGGAGACTGCTTTGGAGCAACCTATCTCACCTGCCGCCGCAAGGGACACGCGCCGCAACAGGCACTGCGCTACGCCAATGCCGCCGGAGCCCGCAACGTCACCAGGCAAGGCCCGATGGAGGGCACGTCCTCTCTTGCGGAACTCGATGCTTTCATAGCGGCCAATCTGGTGCTGTCCGATCAGGGAAGGGTTTCAGCATGA
- a CDS encoding zinc-dependent alcohol dehydrogenase family protein gives MKAIQFVEKGKAVLADIPVGAIPPGHALIRVKAAGLCHTDIDVLHARYGAGAFPLVPGHEFAGEVLEVGDGVTCVRAGSRVAVDPNLPCGTCPACEKGLTNLCRDLKAYGVSHNGGFSEFSIVNAGHLHDIGDMPYDLAALAEPLACVLNGLGAAGITGKASAPSQALIFGAGPIGLLLGLALKSAGSDTVTFADINEDRLAFASGLGFTPVRSGSEELLSRRQSFDLVADATGIPSVVEGMLDLVADGGTGLVFGVCAPETRVSVSPFQIFRRQLKLVGSHSLNRNIPQALSVLAGDRARMSQLVTHRLPLAEMVPYFLTKPSDPATMKVQYVDG, from the coding sequence ATGAAGGCGATCCAGTTTGTCGAAAAGGGAAAGGCTGTGTTGGCGGATATCCCCGTCGGCGCAATCCCGCCGGGCCACGCGCTCATTCGCGTCAAGGCGGCCGGGCTTTGCCACACCGATATCGATGTCCTCCACGCGCGTTATGGTGCCGGCGCGTTTCCGCTGGTTCCCGGTCATGAATTTGCCGGAGAGGTTCTTGAGGTCGGAGACGGCGTCACCTGCGTTCGCGCGGGAAGCCGCGTCGCGGTGGACCCCAACCTGCCCTGCGGCACCTGCCCGGCTTGCGAGAAAGGCTTGACCAATCTCTGCCGCGATCTGAAGGCCTATGGCGTTTCCCATAATGGCGGCTTCTCCGAATTCAGCATCGTCAACGCCGGTCACCTGCACGATATCGGCGACATGCCGTATGATCTTGCGGCACTGGCCGAACCGTTGGCCTGCGTGCTGAACGGCCTTGGCGCTGCGGGGATCACCGGCAAGGCGAGCGCGCCTTCGCAGGCCCTGATTTTTGGCGCAGGCCCGATCGGGCTGCTGCTCGGCCTTGCCCTGAAATCTGCGGGGTCAGATACCGTCACCTTCGCCGATATCAACGAGGATCGCCTGGCGTTCGCCTCAGGTCTGGGTTTCACGCCGGTGAGATCCGGTTCCGAGGAATTGTTGTCGCGGCGGCAAAGCTTTGACCTGGTGGCGGATGCGACGGGTATTCCAAGTGTGGTGGAAGGAATGCTGGATCTGGTCGCCGACGGTGGTACCGGCTTGGTGTTCGGCGTCTGCGCCCCGGAGACCCGGGTATCCGTCTCACCGTTTCAGATTTTCAGGCGGCAGCTGAAGCTGGTTGGTTCGCATTCCCTCAATCGCAATATCCCGCAGGCATTGTCGGTGCTTGCAGGCGACCGGGCGAGGATGTCGCAGCTCGTGACCCACCGGTTGCCGCTGGCGGAAATGGTTCCCTACTTCCTGACCAAACCGAGCGATCCCGCCACCATGAAAGTGCAGTATGTCGACGGCTGA
- a CDS encoding carbohydrate ABC transporter permease encodes MARAVSTRRTVFFTIVAWVIALVIFFPILYTIITSFKSETEAIQGFNLIPSGTVESYAAVQAQSNYFKFFLNSVIISVGSTLIALLISVPAAWSMAFSPTNKTKDILMWMLSTKMMPAAAVMVPIYLLFRDFGLLDSRFGLTIMLTMINLPIVVWMLYTYFREIPGEILEASRMDGASLWGEIWYVLTPMAVPGIASTMLLNIILAWNEAFWTIRLTTTNAAPLTAFIASFSSPQGLFWAKLSAASTLAIAPILIMGWFSQKQLVRGLTFGAVK; translated from the coding sequence ATGGCCAGAGCCGTTTCGACCAGAAGAACCGTCTTCTTCACCATTGTCGCCTGGGTCATCGCGCTGGTGATCTTCTTTCCGATCCTCTACACGATCATCACCTCGTTCAAGTCCGAGACCGAGGCGATCCAGGGGTTCAACCTCATTCCGTCGGGCACGGTGGAAAGCTATGCCGCCGTGCAGGCGCAGAGCAATTACTTCAAGTTCTTTTTGAACTCCGTGATCATCTCGGTCGGCTCGACGCTGATTGCGCTGTTGATCTCGGTGCCGGCCGCCTGGTCGATGGCGTTTTCGCCGACCAACAAGACCAAGGACATCCTCATGTGGATGCTGTCCACCAAGATGATGCCGGCGGCTGCCGTCATGGTGCCGATCTATCTTCTGTTCCGCGACTTCGGCCTGCTCGACAGCCGCTTTGGCCTGACCATCATGCTGACGATGATCAACCTGCCGATCGTCGTGTGGATGCTCTATACCTACTTCCGCGAAATTCCCGGCGAGATCCTCGAAGCCTCGCGCATGGACGGTGCATCGCTCTGGGGCGAGATCTGGTATGTGCTGACGCCGATGGCGGTGCCGGGCATTGCCTCCACCATGCTGCTCAACATCATTCTGGCCTGGAATGAAGCCTTCTGGACGATCCGGCTGACCACCACCAATGCCGCACCGCTGACGGCCTTCATCGCGTCCTTCTCCTCGCCGCAGGGCCTGTTCTGGGCCAAGCTTTCGGCCGCCTCGACGCTGGCCATCGCCCCGATCCTGATCATGGGCTGGTTCTCACAGAAACAACTTGTCCGCGGCCTGACCTTCGGCGCCGTGAAATAA
- a CDS encoding sugar phosphate isomerase/epimerase family protein: protein MSLTLSLNTNPLVNRFAGADDLIDTVARDLKIRDLQLTHEFINPSWPAPVIRRVTRSFRAALDRTGVRVTSGMTGPYGRLNHFGHPDRDVRRYYVDWFKTFADISADLGAKSVGTQFAIFTFADFDDAQRREDLIQIAIDCWAEVAEHGKSAGLDYVFWEPMSVGREFGHTIPECMALQGRLTAANMAIPMWMMADIDHGDVTSPDPADTDPYAWARAVPKVSPIIHIKQSKMDKGGHRPFTAEHNATGRVQPEPLLEAFHQGGAVDNEICLELSFKEREPDDRNVIPAIAESIAFWAPHIDTGAADLKI from the coding sequence ATGTCCCTGACCCTCTCGCTGAACACCAATCCGCTGGTCAACCGTTTTGCCGGCGCCGATGACCTCATCGACACCGTCGCGCGCGATCTGAAAATCCGCGACCTGCAACTGACCCATGAGTTCATCAACCCGTCATGGCCAGCGCCGGTGATCCGCAGGGTGACTCGCAGTTTCCGGGCTGCCCTTGATCGAACCGGCGTGCGCGTCACCTCCGGCATGACCGGCCCCTATGGACGGCTGAACCATTTCGGCCATCCCGATCGCGACGTGCGGCGCTATTATGTCGATTGGTTCAAGACTTTCGCCGATATTTCCGCAGATCTCGGCGCGAAATCCGTCGGGACCCAGTTCGCCATCTTCACATTCGCCGATTTCGATGATGCGCAACGCCGGGAAGACCTCATCCAGATTGCCATCGACTGCTGGGCTGAGGTCGCAGAACACGGCAAGTCAGCCGGGCTGGATTACGTGTTCTGGGAACCGATGTCGGTTGGCCGCGAATTCGGCCATACCATTCCCGAATGCATGGCGCTACAGGGCAGGCTGACGGCCGCCAACATGGCCATCCCGATGTGGATGATGGCCGATATCGATCATGGCGACGTCACGTCCCCGGACCCGGCCGATACCGATCCCTATGCGTGGGCGCGGGCCGTGCCGAAGGTTTCGCCGATCATCCATATCAAGCAGAGCAAGATGGACAAGGGCGGTCACCGCCCGTTTACCGCCGAACACAATGCCACGGGGCGGGTTCAGCCGGAACCGCTGCTGGAAGCTTTTCATCAAGGCGGTGCGGTGGACAATGAAATCTGCCTTGAGCTTTCCTTCAAGGAGCGCGAACCCGACGACCGCAACGTCATCCCCGCCATTGCAGAAAGCATCGCGTTCTGGGCACCGCATATCGATACGGGTGCGGCTGATCTGAAGATCTGA
- a CDS encoding L-iditol 2-dehydrogenase — translation MRLLNKIALITGGARGIGLGFAEAFVAEGAKVIIADINIDRALEAAAAIGPDATAIRLDVTDLASIDAAVADVDQRFGGIDILVNNAAIFDMAPIQGITESSYDRVFDVNLKGPLFMMKAVSNVMIARGRGGKIINMASQAGRRGEALVTLYCASKAAIISATQSAALALVKHGINVNAIAPGVVDGEHWDVVDAKFAEWEGLAPGEKKAQVAQSVPIGRFATPADIKGLAVFLASADSDYILAQTYNVDGGNWMS, via the coding sequence ATGAGACTGCTGAACAAGATTGCGCTGATCACGGGTGGTGCGCGCGGTATCGGCCTGGGCTTTGCCGAGGCCTTTGTCGCCGAGGGCGCAAAAGTCATCATTGCCGATATCAATATCGACCGCGCGCTCGAAGCTGCAGCGGCGATCGGCCCCGATGCCACGGCGATCAGGCTGGATGTTACCGATCTTGCCAGCATCGATGCGGCGGTCGCCGACGTCGATCAGCGCTTTGGCGGCATCGATATTCTCGTCAACAATGCCGCGATCTTCGACATGGCGCCGATCCAGGGCATCACCGAGAGCAGTTACGACCGCGTCTTCGACGTCAATCTCAAAGGGCCGCTGTTCATGATGAAAGCGGTTTCGAACGTCATGATCGCCAGGGGCCGCGGTGGCAAGATCATCAATATGGCAAGCCAGGCCGGCCGCCGGGGCGAAGCGCTGGTCACGCTATACTGCGCCTCCAAGGCCGCCATCATCTCCGCCACACAATCGGCAGCCCTGGCGCTCGTCAAGCATGGCATCAATGTCAACGCGATCGCGCCCGGCGTTGTTGATGGCGAGCACTGGGATGTCGTCGATGCCAAGTTTGCCGAATGGGAGGGCTTGGCACCCGGCGAGAAAAAGGCCCAGGTCGCCCAGTCCGTGCCGATCGGCCGGTTTGCAACGCCGGCTGACATCAAGGGGTTGGCGGTTTTCCTCGCGTCGGCCGACAGCGATTACATTCTGGCGCAGACCTATAATGTCGATGGCGGAAACTGGATGAGCTGA